The Actinomadura graeca nucleotide sequence GGCGCTGTGGGAGGACCTCACCGCCGAGCAGGAGCGCAGCGCGGCGCAGGCCGTCGCCGACGCGCGCAGGGACGGCGAGACCGACCCGATCGCGCTGTTCATCGCGGGCGCCCGCGCGTACCTGCGGGTGTGCTGGGAGCGGCGTGAGGCGGCGCGGCTGTTCCACGGCGGGGAGGGCCCGCCCGGTTCGTCGCTGATGCGGCGCAGCCGCGCGCAGCGGTGGATCGCGCAGAACACCCGGCTGCTGCACGGCGCGTCCGGCCCGGCCGAGGCGGGACGCGCGGGCCAGGTGCTGAGCCTGGTGCTCACCACCGTGATCGGCGAGGCCGGACGGGAGATCGCGACCGCCGAGGGCGGCACCGACGCCGCCGAGATCATCGACGAGGTGTGCCGCATCCTCATCCGCCTGGCGGGCTAGCCAGGCCGGTGGGTGTGGCGGCTTCTCGCGCGGCGGACGAGACGCAGCCGGAACAGCAGCAGCGTCACCGAGGACCCGAGCCCTGCGAGCGCCCCGGCGTGCAGCGCGGTCAGCTCGTCGACGACGGGCTCCCGGCCGGGGACGTGGCGCAGGTTGGACATCGGCACCGGCGCCATCGGCTGGGACGCGACGCGCGGCGCGGCGACCGGCGGCGCGACCTGCGGTCCCCTCGCCTCCGGGAGGGAGCCGGTGCTCGCGGGCCTCAACGCGGCGGCCGGCATCGGGCCCGCGTTCACGCCGGACGGGAGCGCGCTCGGCGCCGGGACACCGGCGGGCTGCTTGCCGGGCGTCTTGTCCTGGGACTTGCCCGGCTTCTTGGCGGGCGTCTTGCTCGGCGTCTTGCCAGGCGTCTTACTGGGCGTCTTGCTGGGCGCCTTGGTCGGCGACTTGGTGGGCTTCTTGCCGGGGGACTTGCTCGGCGGCTTCGTCGCCGTCGGGGTCGCGGTGGGAGTCGGCGTGGGAGTCGGCGTAGGAGTGGGGGTAGGTGTCGGCGTAGGGGTGGGCGTGGGTTTCGACGTTTCCGTCGGTGTGGGGGACGGTTCCGCCGGGCTGGATGTAGGGGTGGGTTCGGCGACCACGGGCGCCGCCCCGGAGACGGCGAGGACGGCCGCCACACCGGCCCCCGCGAGTACCCTGCCGCCCGATGCTGCTCGCACCGCCGTCACCTCCGCCATCCGGTATGTCACAAAAAGGAAACATGCATTGATTGGACGGTTCAACCCCAGCCGGACGGATTGTCAGTTAACAGTCACCCTCCGGGAGCCATTCTCGCGTACGAGAGACTGACGGCATGCTCCTGGGAACGATCGTCCTCACCGGTGCCGCGGGCCGGGTCGGCACCGCGCTGCGGACCCCGCTGCGCGACGCGGCGGCCGGGCTCGTGCTCGCCGACCGTGCGCCGCTGCACGTCGAGGCGCCGAACGAGACCGTCCACCGGACCGACCTCGGCCTGCCCGACGCGGTGCGCATCGCCGAGGGCGCGGACGCGATCGTCCACCTCGCCGGGGTGCCCGACGAGGCGCCGTTCCCCGACCTGGTCGAGGGCAACATCCTCGGCACCCACCGCATCCTGGAGGCCGCCCGGCTCGCCGGGGTCCCCCGGGTCGTCCTCGCCAGCAGCAATCGCGTCACCGGCTGCTACCCCTCCACCGAGAGCGTCTCCCCCGCCATGCCGCCCCGGCCGGACGGCATGTACGGCGCCAGCAAGGTCGCCGTCGAGGCCCTCGGCCGACTCTACGCCGACAAGTTCGGCCTGGACGTGGTGTGCCTGCGCATCGGCAGCCTCGAACTCCACCCGTCCGAGCCGCGCCATCTGGCGACCTGGCTCAGCCATCGCGACTGCGCCGGTTTCGTGCAGGCGGCGCTGACCGTCCCGTCGCCCGGCTTCCTCGCCGCCTACGCGGTGTCGGCCAACGCGCGCCGCTTCTGGGAGCTGGACACACGCCTCGGCTACGAGCCGCTCGACGACGCCGCCTCCTACGGCCTGCCCGACACGTTCGTCGCCGTCGGCACCCCGCAGGGCGGAGGCTTCGCGTCGGCCGGGTTCACGCTCCGGCACCTGCCCGGGGCGGCCGGACGCGGGTGATGTTTCAGGTCACACGGGACGCCCCGGACCGTTATCCTGACCTGTGGGTTACCGCTTCCTGACGGAAAGTCGAAGGGGTTCATGCCGACGTCCACGTGGTTCCGGCTCAACGTCGCCAAACGCGAGCGGGTCCTCGAGGTGGCGATGCGCGAGTTCGGCGAGCACGGGTACTCCACCGGCAGCCTGAACACCATCGCCCGCGAGGCGGGCATCGCCAAGGGCTCGCTCTTCCAGTACTTCAGCGACAAGCTGGAGTTCTTCGCGTTCGTGTGCGACGAGGCGTCCCGGGGCGTCCGCGAGGAGATGGAGCGGCGCATCTCCCGGCTGGACTTCGACCAGCCCTTCGACGAGTGGCTGTTCGACGTCCTGTGCGACTGGACCGAGTACATGGCCGACCATCCGCTGGAGCGGGCCGTCACCGCCGCGACGAACTTCGAGCTGGACAACGGCGTCCGCTCCGTCGTCCGCGACACCGCCAACCAGCACTACCTCCAGGTCATCCACCCGACGCTGCGGCTGTGGCAGGAGCACGGCGACATCCGCGACGACGCCGACCTCGACGTCCTCGCCACGCTGATCCTGACCCTGCTGCCGTTCCTGGCGCTCGCCCCCTACTACGACGGCCTCGACCCCATCCACGACCTGCGGGGCCGCACGCCCGCCGAGCAGCGGCCCGTGATCCGCCAGATCGTCGCCGGCGTCAAGCCGATGTTCGCCCCGGCCAAGTGACCCACGCGCGGTCCTGGGGCCGCGCGTCGCCGTCCTGACCGGCCATGAGGCGGACGCGGCTAGGAGAAGGTGTACTCGTCGGGGTCGGCCTTGCGGGTGGCGGACCAGAACTCGAAGGTGTGGCCTGGCCAGAGGGTGCGGTTGACGCCGTGCTCGTCCAGGTACCAGCTCTGGCAGCCGCCCTCGCTCCAGACGGCGCGGCGCAGGCGCTTGTGGATCCGGTCGTTGAAGCGGCGGGACGCCTCGGGCCTGGGCTCGATCGCGTCGGCGCCGCGTTTCTGGAGGAGGCGCAGGCAGCTGAGGACGTGCCGGATCTGCACCTCGATCATGAAGACGACCGAGTTGTGGCCGAGGCCGGTGTTCGGGCCGAGCAGCATGAAGAAGTTGGGCATCCCCGGGATCGTGGTGCCCCGGTGCGCCTCGATGCCGTCCGCCCAGATCTCCTGGAGCTTGACGCCGCCGCGGCCGGTGACGCGCAGGTCGGTGAGCGCGTCGGTCACCTTGAAGCCGGTGCCGTAGATGACGCAGTCGACCTCGTGCTCGCGTCCGTCCTCGGTGACGACGGAGTTCTCGCGGACCTCGGCGATGCCGGAGGTCTCCACCTCGACGTTGGGGCGGGCGAGCGCCGGATAGTAGTCGTTGGACAGCAGGACGCGCTTGCAGCCGATGGTGTAGCCGGGCGTCACCTTGGCGCGCAGGACGGGGTCGGAGATCTGGTTGGCGATGTGCCAGCGGGCGAGCTTCTCCTGCGGGAGGGACAGGCGCGGGTCGATGGTGAAGCCGACCGCGCGCGCTTCCAGTGCCCAGTAGATGCCGTTGCGGAACGCGCGCGCGGCACCGGGGACCCTCTCGAACACCTTGCGGAGGGACGCGGGGATGGGCCGGTCCGGCTTGGGCTGGATCCACGGCGGCGTCCGCTGGAACAGGACGAGCTCCTCCACCTGCCCGGCGATCCGCGGGACGAACTGGATCGCGGACGCGCCCGTCCCGATGACGGCGACGCGCTTGCCGGTGAGGTCGTAGGAGTGGTCCCACTCGGCGGAGTGGAAGGTGGTCCCCTGGAACCGCTCGATGCCGGGCAGATCCGGGTAGGAGGGGATGTGCAGGGCACCGATGCCGGAGACGACGGCCTTCGGGGTGAGGACCGTCCCGTCCGCGAGGGTGACGTTCCAGCGGCGGGCGCCGTTGTCGTACTCCATGGCGTCGACGGCGCTGCCGAAGCGGATGTGCTCGCGGACGCGGTACTTGTCGGCGGTGCGCTCCATGTAGGAGCGGATCTCCGGCTGCGGCGCGAACATCCGCGACCAGCCGGGGTTCAGCTCGAACGAGAAGGAGTACATGTGCGAGGGGACGTCGCAGGCGCAGCCGGGGTAGGTGTTGTCGTGCCACGTCCCGCCGAGGGCCTCGCTCTTCTCCAGCACCACGAAGTCGTGGAAACC carries:
- a CDS encoding TetR/AcrR family transcriptional regulator; protein product: MRTNGRRPDDDRDDGTAGGPGGGTGTGGGVGTGTGGGRQWARADATRQALLRAAQRVFADRGYDGAGIAEIVERSGISVGSLYHHYGGKAGLYVALWEDLTAEQERSAAQAVADARRDGETDPIALFIAGARAYLRVCWERREAARLFHGGEGPPGSSLMRRSRAQRWIAQNTRLLHGASGPAEAGRAGQVLSLVLTTVIGEAGREIATAEGGTDAAEIIDEVCRILIRLAG
- a CDS encoding NAD-dependent epimerase/dehydratase family protein produces the protein MLLGTIVLTGAAGRVGTALRTPLRDAAAGLVLADRAPLHVEAPNETVHRTDLGLPDAVRIAEGADAIVHLAGVPDEAPFPDLVEGNILGTHRILEAARLAGVPRVVLASSNRVTGCYPSTESVSPAMPPRPDGMYGASKVAVEALGRLYADKFGLDVVCLRIGSLELHPSEPRHLATWLSHRDCAGFVQAALTVPSPGFLAAYAVSANARRFWELDTRLGYEPLDDAASYGLPDTFVAVGTPQGGGFASAGFTLRHLPGAAGRG
- a CDS encoding TetR/AcrR family transcriptional regulator, translating into MPTSTWFRLNVAKRERVLEVAMREFGEHGYSTGSLNTIAREAGIAKGSLFQYFSDKLEFFAFVCDEASRGVREEMERRISRLDFDQPFDEWLFDVLCDWTEYMADHPLERAVTAATNFELDNGVRSVVRDTANQHYLQVIHPTLRLWQEHGDIRDDADLDVLATLILTLLPFLALAPYYDGLDPIHDLRGRTPAEQRPVIRQIVAGVKPMFAPAK
- a CDS encoding flavin-containing monooxygenase is translated as MGERTASIVIIGSGFAGLGMAIRLKESGFHDFVVLEKSEALGGTWHDNTYPGCACDVPSHMYSFSFELNPGWSRMFAPQPEIRSYMERTADKYRVREHIRFGSAVDAMEYDNGARRWNVTLADGTVLTPKAVVSGIGALHIPSYPDLPGIERFQGTTFHSAEWDHSYDLTGKRVAVIGTGASAIQFVPRIAGQVEELVLFQRTPPWIQPKPDRPIPASLRKVFERVPGAARAFRNGIYWALEARAVGFTIDPRLSLPQEKLARWHIANQISDPVLRAKVTPGYTIGCKRVLLSNDYYPALARPNVEVETSGIAEVRENSVVTEDGREHEVDCVIYGTGFKVTDALTDLRVTGRGGVKLQEIWADGIEAHRGTTIPGMPNFFMLLGPNTGLGHNSVVFMIEVQIRHVLSCLRLLQKRGADAIEPRPEASRRFNDRIHKRLRRAVWSEGGCQSWYLDEHGVNRTLWPGHTFEFWSATRKADPDEYTFS